One region of Priestia megaterium genomic DNA includes:
- a CDS encoding beta-galactosidase, with product MYIGVDYYPEHWPENMIEEDIQGIKELGSNMVRIGEFAWHLMEPKEGQYDFSFFDSVINKLKKQSIDVMFGTPTATFPAWLAKQHPSILSKDENGAVRAFGGRRQYCFNSPLYRQYSAQITEQLVKHYCSEEAIVAWQVDNEFGHEGSDMCYCEQCHKEFQQFLERKYKDINELNEKYGTIFWGQTYNDFTEVPMPVKTITTHSPSLKLDWARFRSFSLNRYAHEQTAIVKKYKGDHQLLTTNVSGGFFDKWFDHEENLEVMDFVSYDNYPVWGGQTEPITPAHIALGHDFNRGLLHKNFWIVEELMGAQGHDIIGYLPRPNQAKMWSYQAFAHGCTNMLYFRWRGMTRGAEQYCYGIVGHDNHYGKRYKEVQSLFSEIVHYEHVLESDIKSEIAVLYDYENIWSWRFQQQSEGFDFTQELLRGYTPFYKLNTPIDVIPATRDFSSYKVLVVPALQIIDKELGKRFTEFTENGGVIVFTFRTGIKDKQNNIHFKQTLPGYVKEITGIEIHEVEALSSTQKAAIKGKGPYEGEQASASVWRDIITPVTAEVLYEYDDPFYNQAAVTKNQFGRGTVYYVGCGIEGKTFEKMALDIVTEQQIEHTESEDGVEVYPRKLGETSYYFLMNHTPEVKVFKDIVLQPYESRVVENM from the coding sequence ATGTACATCGGCGTCGATTATTACCCTGAACATTGGCCAGAGAATATGATAGAAGAAGATATCCAAGGTATTAAAGAGTTAGGATCAAATATGGTGAGAATAGGGGAGTTCGCTTGGCATCTTATGGAGCCTAAAGAAGGGCAATATGACTTTTCTTTTTTTGATAGCGTTATCAATAAGCTTAAAAAACAGAGTATTGACGTTATGTTTGGTACCCCTACTGCCACTTTTCCGGCTTGGCTTGCGAAGCAGCATCCTTCTATTTTATCAAAAGATGAAAATGGGGCGGTCAGAGCATTTGGAGGAAGACGTCAATATTGTTTTAATTCTCCTCTTTACCGGCAGTATAGCGCTCAGATTACAGAACAACTAGTAAAGCACTACTGCTCAGAAGAAGCAATCGTAGCATGGCAAGTTGACAATGAATTTGGCCATGAAGGCAGTGATATGTGTTACTGCGAACAATGTCATAAAGAGTTTCAGCAGTTTTTGGAAAGAAAATATAAAGATATTAATGAGTTAAATGAAAAGTATGGCACTATTTTCTGGGGACAAACGTATAACGACTTTACCGAAGTGCCTATGCCTGTAAAAACAATTACGACACACAGCCCTTCGTTAAAGCTAGACTGGGCCCGCTTTCGCTCTTTTTCGTTAAACAGATACGCTCACGAACAAACAGCGATTGTGAAGAAATATAAAGGTGATCACCAGCTGTTGACCACGAACGTATCAGGAGGCTTTTTTGATAAATGGTTCGATCATGAAGAAAACCTAGAAGTAATGGACTTTGTATCCTATGATAATTATCCGGTATGGGGCGGTCAAACAGAGCCGATTACCCCGGCTCATATTGCACTAGGTCATGATTTTAATAGAGGCTTGTTACATAAAAATTTCTGGATTGTAGAGGAATTAATGGGTGCTCAAGGTCATGATATCATCGGTTATCTACCGCGACCTAATCAGGCAAAAATGTGGTCTTATCAAGCTTTTGCTCATGGATGCACGAATATGCTGTATTTTCGCTGGCGCGGAATGACAAGAGGAGCTGAGCAATACTGCTACGGAATTGTAGGTCACGATAATCACTATGGAAAACGTTACAAAGAAGTTCAGTCGTTATTTAGTGAAATCGTTCATTACGAACATGTGCTTGAGTCTGATATTAAATCGGAGATTGCCGTTTTATATGACTATGAAAATATATGGTCATGGCGTTTTCAGCAGCAAAGTGAAGGGTTTGACTTTACGCAAGAGCTTCTTAGAGGGTATACACCGTTTTATAAGTTGAATACACCCATTGATGTTATTCCTGCTACAAGAGATTTTTCAAGCTATAAAGTACTGGTTGTTCCGGCTTTGCAAATCATTGATAAAGAACTAGGTAAAAGATTTACTGAATTTACTGAAAACGGAGGCGTCATCGTTTTTACGTTTAGAACCGGCATTAAAGACAAACAAAATAATATTCACTTTAAACAGACGCTGCCCGGATATGTAAAAGAAATAACAGGGATTGAAATTCATGAAGTGGAAGCACTGTCTTCTACTCAAAAAGCAGCTATTAAAGGAAAAGGACCGTATGAAGGAGAACAAGCAAGTGCGTCCGTGTGGAGAGACATTATCACACCTGTAACAGCTGAAGTGCTGTATGAGTATGATGATCCATTTTATAATCAAGCGGCTGTAACAAAAAATCAGTTTGGTCGCGGGACGGTCTATTATGTAGGCTGTGGAATTGAAGGGAAAACGTTTGAAAAAATGGCGCTTGATATTGTAACAGAGCAGCAGATTGAGCATACGGAAAGTGAAGATGGAGTTGAAGTATATCCTCGCAAGCTTGGAGAGACAAGTTATTACTTCCTTATGAACCATACGCCAGAAGTAAAAGTATTTAAAGATATTGTTCTGCAGCCTTACGAAAGTCGAGTTGTAGAAAACATGTAG
- the uxaC gene encoding glucuronate isomerase: protein MKQFMDDHFLLTNETAAHLYNTYAKDMPIIDYHCHLNPQEVYENKQFKTLTNVWLDGDHYKWRLMRANGIEEEKITGSASDYEKFLAWAKTVPMTIGNPLYHWTHLELKRFFNIDEILNEQTAPFIWEKANEKLRSGKFGARDLITRSNVKVICTTDDPTDSLEYHMKLRDVQGFETQVLPSFRPDKGLEINQEGFKSWIAKLQDCSNRSIHTYEDLLKALESRARFFHSMGGRLSDHALNKMVYTKTSKEEVSEIFLKALKGEGVSTEEESKYKSYTLIFLGKLYNELGWAMQFHLHALRNNNTKMFRQLGPDTGYDSMYDGQVAEPLVQLLDQMDVQNSLPKTILYSLNPKDNYVLASIIGSFQGDGIPGKLQLGTAWWFNDQREGMLEQMKALSNVGLFSRFIGMLTDSRSFLSYTRHEYFRRLVCSLIGTWVEEGEVPNDQQLLEQIVKGICYENAKDYFSFPAYTLQK from the coding sequence ATGAAACAGTTTATGGATGACCATTTTTTATTAACAAATGAAACAGCAGCACACTTGTATAATACTTACGCAAAAGATATGCCGATTATTGATTATCATTGCCACTTAAACCCGCAGGAAGTTTATGAGAATAAACAGTTTAAAACGTTAACTAACGTTTGGCTAGATGGAGATCACTATAAATGGAGACTGATGAGAGCGAACGGAATTGAAGAAGAAAAGATAACAGGATCAGCGAGTGACTATGAAAAATTTCTCGCGTGGGCTAAAACAGTTCCGATGACGATTGGGAATCCACTATATCATTGGACGCATCTAGAGTTAAAGCGTTTTTTTAATATTGATGAGATATTAAATGAACAGACGGCACCGTTTATTTGGGAAAAAGCAAACGAGAAATTACGCAGCGGTAAGTTTGGTGCAAGAGATCTTATTACACGTTCTAACGTAAAAGTTATCTGTACAACGGATGACCCAACAGATTCATTAGAGTATCATATGAAACTAAGAGATGTCCAAGGTTTTGAGACCCAAGTACTTCCAAGTTTTCGTCCGGATAAAGGGCTTGAAATCAACCAAGAAGGGTTTAAGAGCTGGATTGCAAAGTTGCAAGATTGTTCAAACCGCTCCATTCACACCTATGAGGATTTGTTAAAAGCTCTTGAAAGTCGAGCTCGTTTTTTTCATTCCATGGGAGGGCGTTTATCTGATCACGCACTAAATAAAATGGTATATACGAAGACTTCGAAAGAAGAAGTTTCGGAGATTTTCTTAAAAGCCTTAAAAGGTGAAGGCGTAAGTACTGAAGAAGAAAGTAAATACAAGTCATATACGTTAATCTTTTTAGGGAAGCTGTATAATGAGCTAGGTTGGGCAATGCAATTTCACCTTCATGCTCTTAGAAACAATAACACCAAAATGTTTCGTCAGTTAGGTCCAGATACAGGGTATGACTCGATGTATGACGGACAAGTGGCAGAGCCTCTCGTACAGCTTCTTGATCAAATGGACGTACAAAATAGTTTGCCAAAGACGATTTTATATTCGTTAAATCCAAAAGATAATTATGTATTAGCAAGTATAATTGGCAGCTTTCAAGGAGACGGTATTCCTGGCAAGCTGCAGCTTGGCACGGCTTGGTGGTTTAATGATCAACGAGAAGGTATGTTAGAACAGATGAAAGCGTTATCAAATGTTGGGTTGTTTAGTCGGTTTATCGGTATGTTAACAGATTCCCGAAGTTTTCTTTCGTATACAAGGCATGAATATTTCAGAAGACTAGTATGCAGCTTAATTGGTACGTGGGTAGAAGAAGGGGAAGTACCTAATGACCAACAGCTACTTGAGCAAATTGTAAAAGGAATATGTTATGAAAATGCTAAAGACTACTTTAGCTTCCCAGCCTATACGCTGCAAAAATAA
- a CDS encoding glycoside-pentoside-hexuronide (GPH):cation symporter, whose translation MSVVATERKVEIKVEKKNLSVKEKISYGMGDFGNGFMFDLGQLYLLKFFTDVAGIPAAAAGGIFLVSKLFAAVCDPIVGSSIDYRKNIGAKGKFRPYLLFGSMVLAILTVLTFISPNLSPAGKLIYAYTSYMIWGIGYSFVNIPYGSLGASMTQNTSDRTSLAAFRQTGSLGALFVTSIAVVPLILLFPNEKIGYPVVMGIMSVIGIIAFYVCYRNCKERIVVKESPKEKLSVKSIFKTFVSNKPLLILVFMTVFTISAYNIKSAMLIYFAQYNLGNVKLMAYMNFIIIGSSFLGVIMLPKLVSRFGKKQAAMIGLGISIAADTVNFFMPSNVIIFTILASIAFIGISIPNGITWAFVSDIIDYGEWKTGERKEGTTYSLFNFSRKLAQSLSGFLSGIGLGLVGYIPNVAQKAGTLVGIKSLLLLYPAIALSIAAVIIGFMYKLTDKKHAEIVQDIHARS comes from the coding sequence ATGAGTGTTGTGGCAACAGAAAGAAAGGTTGAAATAAAAGTAGAAAAGAAAAATCTTAGTGTAAAAGAAAAAATATCTTATGGTATGGGTGATTTTGGTAACGGTTTCATGTTTGATTTAGGGCAGCTTTATTTGTTGAAGTTCTTTACAGATGTGGCAGGCATCCCTGCCGCGGCTGCGGGAGGGATTTTTCTAGTAAGTAAGTTATTTGCAGCAGTTTGTGATCCCATTGTTGGTTCGTCCATTGATTACCGAAAAAACATCGGAGCTAAAGGAAAATTCCGGCCGTATTTACTATTCGGAAGTATGGTGTTAGCCATTTTAACCGTACTCACGTTTATTTCGCCAAATCTTTCACCGGCGGGTAAATTAATTTATGCGTACACTTCTTATATGATTTGGGGAATTGGCTATTCATTTGTCAATATTCCATACGGATCGCTAGGCGCATCCATGACTCAAAATACTTCTGATCGCACGTCTCTTGCTGCTTTTCGTCAAACAGGATCATTAGGTGCACTGTTTGTAACCAGCATTGCTGTTGTACCGCTCATTCTGTTATTTCCAAATGAAAAAATCGGTTATCCCGTTGTCATGGGAATTATGTCGGTCATTGGCATCATCGCTTTTTATGTATGCTATCGCAATTGCAAAGAACGCATTGTCGTAAAAGAGAGTCCAAAAGAAAAACTATCAGTTAAGTCTATTTTTAAAACGTTTGTAAGTAACAAACCTCTTTTAATTTTAGTGTTTATGACGGTATTTACCATTTCAGCTTACAATATTAAATCAGCTATGCTTATTTACTTTGCACAGTATAATTTAGGAAATGTTAAATTGATGGCTTACATGAACTTTATTATTATTGGTTCATCCTTTCTAGGAGTCATTATGCTGCCAAAGCTTGTTAGCCGATTTGGAAAAAAGCAAGCTGCAATGATTGGCTTAGGAATCAGTATTGCAGCGGACACAGTAAATTTCTTTATGCCTTCTAACGTCATAATTTTTACGATTTTAGCAAGTATTGCCTTTATAGGTATCAGCATTCCTAACGGGATTACATGGGCATTTGTATCAGATATTATTGATTATGGTGAATGGAAAACAGGCGAAAGAAAAGAAGGCACAACGTATTCATTGTTCAACTTTTCTCGAAAGCTTGCTCAGTCGCTATCCGGCTTCTTATCAGGTATTGGTTTAGGGTTAGTTGGGTATATCCCAAACGTGGCACAAAAGGCAGGTACATTAGTGGGAATTAAAAGTTTGCTGTTACTATATCCTGCTATTGCTTTATCCATTGCTGCAGTGATTATTGGTTTTATGTATAAGCTAACGGATAAGAAACACGCGGAGATTGTCCAAGATATTCATGCTAGGTCTTAG
- a CDS encoding LacI family DNA-binding transcriptional regulator: MGVTIKDIAKLANVSHTTVSRALNNSPLIKEKTKKKILEIANTLNYIPDYHAKNLVLQKSHTIGLFFTSMANGTSPSFLVDSIRGVSKVIDVQYNLFVRGIDDYDDYTYINNKRFDAIILMSQSDRDNAFIYNVVEKGIPLIVLNRQVDDSSIINILSNDKEGAYKAGEYLIELGHRHIAIIEGIEGFKSTQQRKEGFLNSLIDHNVSIRQEYMIQGNYDMQSGYEGMKALLRLKQPPTAVFCSNDDMAIGAMNAAFESGLNVPSDISIIGFDDIELAKYTTPSLTTVKRPIEKISMTGAEAVLSLMDKDDKKMLQNKVLINTELMVRQSVKSRSSM, translated from the coding sequence ATGGGTGTTACAATTAAGGATATTGCAAAACTAGCAAACGTATCACATACAACGGTTTCACGTGCATTAAACAATAGTCCGCTTATTAAAGAAAAAACAAAAAAGAAAATTTTAGAGATTGCAAATACGCTTAACTATATTCCTGATTATCATGCGAAAAATTTAGTGCTTCAAAAATCTCATACAATTGGATTGTTTTTTACGAGCATGGCAAACGGTACGTCACCAAGTTTTTTAGTAGATAGTATTAGAGGGGTAAGTAAAGTAATTGATGTTCAGTATAATTTATTTGTAAGAGGCATTGACGATTATGATGATTATACGTACATCAACAATAAACGCTTTGATGCGATTATTTTAATGAGTCAAAGCGACCGTGATAACGCTTTTATATATAACGTAGTAGAAAAAGGCATCCCGTTGATTGTGCTCAACCGTCAAGTTGACGATTCATCGATTATTAATATTTTGTCAAATGACAAAGAAGGAGCCTACAAAGCCGGCGAATATTTGATTGAATTAGGTCACAGGCATATTGCAATCATAGAAGGAATAGAAGGTTTTAAATCAACTCAACAGCGTAAGGAAGGATTTCTTAACTCGTTAATTGATCACAATGTTTCCATTCGCCAAGAGTATATGATTCAAGGAAATTACGATATGCAAAGCGGATATGAAGGAATGAAAGCACTGTTAAGGTTAAAGCAGCCGCCTACTGCTGTTTTTTGTTCAAATGATGATATGGCAATCGGTGCTATGAACGCCGCATTCGAGTCTGGGCTAAACGTACCGAGTGATATCTCAATTATTGGATTTGATGATATTGAATTAGCCAAATACACCACTCCTTCACTCACAACCGTTAAAAGACCAATCGAGAAAATCAGCATGACCGGAGCAGAAGCAGTTTTATCATTAATGGACAAAGATGACAAAAAGATGCTGCAAAATAAAGTTTTAATTAATACCGAATTAATGGTTCGCCAGTCTGTAAAGTCACGCTCATCTATGTAG
- a CDS encoding twin-arginine translocase TatA/TatE family subunit translates to MPGATSMVVIGITALIVFGPSKLPDIGRAFGHSLREFKNAAEGIIQDDDKKTPEDTTKDKEEKA, encoded by the coding sequence ATGCCAGGAGCCACAAGCATGGTCGTAATCGGGATTACTGCCTTAATTGTATTTGGACCAAGTAAATTGCCGGACATAGGACGAGCATTTGGACATTCCCTGCGAGAATTTAAAAATGCAGCAGAAGGAATTATACAAGATGACGACAAAAAAACTCCAGAGGATACCACTAAAGATAAAGAGGAAAAAGCCTAA
- a CDS encoding tagaturonate reductase, which yields MKLNRQMQANTRIYPEKVLQFGEGVFLRGFADWQIHQMNKRTAFKGSIVAVNPRITGNAGKLNEQDGLFTVSLQGIQDGKAVKEHEVIESISRGLNPYEDYEAYMQLAEKEELRFLISNTTEAGIAFLEEDRLEHAPQTSFPGKVTAFLYKRFQAFQGDPTKGLIILPCELVERNGDLLKKMVLRYADKWNLEKKFTEWIHEANAFCCTLVDRIVPGYPNDENLLNELSYEDEFFVIAEPFYLWVIEGPEWVKEEFPAEEAGLHVKFVDDIAPYALQKVRILNGIHTAMMPVAYLAELNTVREAVEDDVIGTFIRKCLYEEIIPSLPVSEEESLPVAKSALERFQNPFIHHALMSISLNSMTKFKTRNIPTLKEYVEKQGALPALLTFSLSALISFYKGKREGEKIELSDDPAVLEMYESLWNTFDGTEKSISYIVKEVLGYKEHWGENLNTIPSLTEAVTNGVLAIETLGMKQAIKEILYVTATKQ from the coding sequence ATGAAGTTAAACCGTCAGATGCAAGCTAACACACGTATATACCCAGAAAAAGTACTGCAGTTTGGAGAAGGCGTATTTCTAAGAGGGTTTGCTGATTGGCAAATTCATCAAATGAACAAACGCACTGCATTTAAAGGCAGTATAGTAGCTGTCAATCCGAGAATTACGGGAAATGCAGGTAAATTGAATGAGCAAGACGGTTTGTTTACGGTTTCTCTTCAAGGAATTCAAGACGGTAAAGCAGTCAAAGAACATGAAGTAATTGAATCTATTAGCCGAGGTCTAAATCCATATGAAGATTATGAGGCGTATATGCAATTAGCGGAGAAAGAAGAGCTAAGATTTCTTATTTCTAATACAACAGAAGCAGGTATCGCATTTTTAGAAGAAGACCGCTTGGAACATGCACCGCAAACGAGTTTTCCTGGTAAAGTTACGGCATTTCTATATAAGCGGTTTCAAGCTTTTCAAGGAGATCCAACAAAGGGACTTATTATCCTTCCTTGTGAATTAGTGGAGCGAAACGGGGATTTGTTAAAGAAAATGGTATTGCGCTATGCCGACAAATGGAATTTAGAGAAAAAGTTTACCGAATGGATACACGAAGCAAATGCTTTTTGCTGCACGCTTGTTGACCGAATTGTGCCAGGTTATCCAAACGATGAAAATCTGCTCAATGAACTGAGTTATGAAGATGAGTTTTTTGTGATCGCAGAGCCATTTTACTTATGGGTTATTGAGGGACCTGAGTGGGTAAAAGAAGAGTTTCCCGCGGAAGAAGCTGGTTTACATGTGAAATTTGTGGACGACATTGCACCATATGCGCTGCAGAAAGTCAGAATTTTAAATGGGATTCATACTGCTATGATGCCTGTTGCGTATTTAGCGGAACTAAATACGGTCAGAGAAGCAGTCGAAGATGATGTAATCGGAACGTTTATTCGAAAGTGTCTGTATGAAGAAATTATTCCTAGTTTACCAGTTTCGGAAGAAGAGTCTTTGCCAGTTGCTAAATCTGCATTAGAACGCTTTCAAAATCCGTTTATCCACCACGCATTAATGAGCATCTCTTTGAACAGCATGACAAAGTTTAAAACGCGAAACATCCCAACTCTTAAAGAGTACGTTGAAAAGCAAGGAGCGCTGCCGGCTTTGCTTACATTTTCTCTCAGTGCCCTCATTTCTTTTTATAAAGGAAAAAGAGAAGGAGAAAAAATTGAACTATCAGATGACCCTGCAGTTCTAGAAATGTATGAATCTCTTTGGAATACGTTTGACGGTACTGAAAAAAGCATTTCTTACATTGTAAAAGAAGTACTGGGATATAAAGAGCATTGGGGAGAGAATTTAAATACGATTCCTAGCTTAACAGAAGCCGTAACAAATGGAGTCTTAGCCATTGAAACTCTCGGAATGAAACAGGCAATAAAAGAAATTCTCTATGTAACCGCAACTAAACAGTAA
- a CDS encoding glycoside hydrolase family 28 protein: MKKYVLSLFVMTLMLILPFSAQGEALSASEKITAVKEQIQPPSFPNRTFNIKRYGAAGDGKSDSTAAFKKAIEAANKAGGGRVVVPPGTYVTGAIYLKSNVNLHVMKKATIKFSQNPDKYLPAVLTRWEGVELYNYSPLIYAYNEKNIAITGEGTLDGQGDNEHWWPWKGKKEFGWKEGEPNQQQDRDLLFKMAEEKVPVKERVFGKGHYLRPSFIQPYHSKNIMIKGVTILNSPMWQINPVLSENILIDDVKIIGHGPNNDGVDPESSKNVLIKDSYFDNGDDCIAIKSGRNADGRRINVPSENIIIEGNEMKDGHGGVVIGSEISGSVRNVFAQHNVMDSPNLDRALRIKTNSVRGGTIEDIDFSNNTVKSVGSEVIQIDMYYEEGDTGNFTPVVRNINIENLQSNGGKYGLWIRAYERSPVTNLTIRHSNFQHVATPLLMENVKNPVFEEFCINGSCMNTNP, encoded by the coding sequence GTGAAAAAATATGTGCTTTCTTTGTTTGTGATGACTCTGATGCTTATTTTACCGTTTTCTGCCCAAGGAGAAGCTCTTTCAGCAAGTGAAAAAATAACAGCAGTTAAAGAACAAATTCAGCCTCCTTCATTTCCGAACCGTACGTTTAATATTAAGCGGTACGGAGCAGCAGGAGATGGAAAGTCTGATTCAACGGCTGCTTTTAAAAAAGCAATCGAAGCGGCTAACAAAGCAGGAGGAGGGCGCGTTGTTGTTCCACCAGGAACTTATGTTACCGGTGCGATTTATTTAAAAAGCAACGTAAATCTTCATGTAATGAAAAAAGCTACCATTAAGTTTAGTCAAAATCCTGACAAATACTTACCTGCTGTCTTAACAAGATGGGAAGGCGTGGAGCTATATAATTATTCACCGCTTATCTATGCTTATAACGAAAAAAATATTGCGATTACAGGAGAAGGTACGTTAGATGGACAGGGTGATAACGAACATTGGTGGCCCTGGAAAGGAAAAAAGGAGTTTGGATGGAAAGAAGGCGAGCCCAATCAACAGCAAGATCGCGATTTGCTGTTTAAAATGGCAGAAGAGAAAGTTCCTGTTAAAGAGCGCGTATTTGGCAAAGGGCACTATTTGCGACCTAGTTTTATTCAGCCTTATCACAGCAAAAATATCATGATAAAAGGTGTAACCATTTTAAATTCGCCCATGTGGCAAATCAACCCTGTCTTAAGCGAGAACATTTTAATTGATGATGTAAAAATTATAGGTCATGGTCCTAATAATGATGGAGTAGACCCTGAATCGAGTAAAAATGTGCTTATTAAAGATTCTTATTTTGACAATGGAGATGATTGTATTGCGATTAAGTCGGGGCGTAATGCAGATGGAAGAAGAATCAACGTACCAAGTGAAAATATTATTATTGAAGGAAACGAAATGAAAGATGGCCACGGGGGCGTTGTGATCGGCAGCGAAATATCAGGAAGCGTCCGGAACGTATTTGCTCAGCACAATGTTATGGACAGTCCCAATCTAGACCGGGCGCTGCGTATTAAAACAAATTCAGTTCGCGGCGGAACGATTGAAGATATCGACTTTAGCAACAATACGGTCAAAAGCGTTGGCAGTGAAGTGATTCAAATAGACATGTACTATGAAGAAGGAGACACAGGGAATTTTACGCCCGTTGTTCGTAATATCAACATAGAAAATTTGCAAAGTAATGGAGGGAAATACGGCTTATGGATTCGAGCCTATGAACGTTCTCCCGTTACAAACCTAACAATTCGTCATTCTAATTTCCAGCATGTTGCAACCCCATTGTTAATGGAGAATGTAAAGAACCCTGTGTTTGAAGAGTTTTGTATAAATGGAAGCTGCATGAATACAAATCCGTAA
- a CDS encoding UxaA family hydrolase, producing the protein MKEVIRIHEEDNVAVALRDFLAQENLMVDGKEISLKEEVKRGHKIALTPISAGGNIIKYGFPIGHATHSISPGEWVHTHNTKTNLNNVNEYEFHQKLAAPKEKKQSLTFKGYRRKNGDIGIRNELWIIPTVGCVNGIAEQMIKQFQKEIGDISPFEHVTVLKHNYGCSQLGDDHLNTRTMLTRMVQHPNAGGVLVLGLGCENNSLTEFKQALGTIDESRVKFLQSQDVEDEIEAGVTLLKEIYAAAKDDKREDVDISRLKVGLKCGGSDGLSGITANPLLGKFSDWLIAQGGTTVLTEVPEMFGAETLLMERAVDEQTFDKIVHLVNDFKTYFLNHKQPVYENPSPGNKAGGITTLEDKSLGCTQKAGTAPVVDVLNYGDRLQTNGLNLLSAPGNDLVASTALAASGCHIVLFTTGRGTPFGTFVPTIKISTNTALYNKKPHWIDFNGGVLVEGDTEEATLESFIEYMIGVSSGELVNNEKNDFKEMAIFKTGVTL; encoded by the coding sequence ATGAAAGAAGTAATTCGTATTCATGAGGAAGATAATGTAGCAGTAGCTTTACGAGATTTTTTAGCACAAGAGAACCTTATGGTTGATGGAAAAGAAATTTCTCTAAAAGAAGAAGTAAAAAGGGGCCATAAAATAGCTCTTACGCCAATTTCAGCGGGCGGCAACATTATAAAATATGGTTTTCCAATCGGGCATGCGACGCACTCTATTTCACCTGGTGAATGGGTGCATACGCATAACACAAAAACAAATTTAAATAATGTTAACGAATATGAATTTCATCAAAAGTTAGCAGCTCCTAAAGAAAAAAAACAATCGCTAACGTTTAAAGGATATCGCCGCAAAAACGGAGACATTGGAATTAGAAATGAGCTTTGGATTATTCCAACGGTAGGGTGCGTAAATGGTATAGCCGAACAAATGATTAAACAGTTTCAAAAAGAAATAGGTGATATCTCGCCTTTTGAACATGTAACCGTTTTAAAACACAATTACGGATGTTCTCAGCTCGGTGATGATCACCTTAATACAAGAACCATGCTTACGAGAATGGTACAGCATCCAAATGCTGGAGGCGTATTAGTATTAGGGCTTGGATGTGAGAATAATAGCTTAACAGAATTTAAACAAGCGCTAGGTACAATTGATGAAAGCAGAGTGAAGTTTTTACAATCTCAAGACGTCGAGGATGAAATTGAGGCAGGAGTCACTTTGTTAAAAGAAATTTATGCTGCTGCTAAAGATGATAAAAGAGAAGACGTTGATATTTCCAGGCTGAAAGTAGGTCTTAAATGCGGTGGGTCAGATGGATTATCTGGTATTACAGCAAATCCGCTGCTCGGTAAATTCTCTGACTGGCTCATTGCTCAAGGAGGCACAACAGTTTTAACAGAAGTACCTGAAATGTTTGGTGCAGAAACCCTGCTAATGGAAAGAGCTGTTGATGAACAAACATTTGATAAAATTGTTCATCTGGTTAATGACTTTAAAACGTATTTTCTCAATCATAAACAGCCGGTGTATGAAAATCCTTCTCCCGGCAATAAAGCAGGCGGCATTACAACGTTAGAAGATAAATCACTTGGCTGTACTCAAAAAGCAGGCACGGCCCCAGTCGTAGACGTGTTAAATTACGGAGATCGCTTACAAACTAACGGTTTAAATTTACTAAGTGCTCCTGGAAATGATTTAGTTGCCTCAACTGCTTTAGCGGCTTCAGGGTGTCATATTGTACTGTTTACAACGGGACGAGGAACGCCGTTTGGAACGTTTGTGCCCACTATAAAAATTTCTACAAACACCGCTCTTTATAACAAGAAGCCGCACTGGATTGATTTTAATGGAGGGGTACTGGTTGAAGGTGACACAGAAGAAGCTACGTTAGAAAGCTTTATTGAGTACATGATCGGGGTTTCTAGCGGAGAGCTTGTAAATAACGAAAAAAATGATTTTAAAGAAATGGCCATTTTTAAAACAGGCGTTACTTTATAA